One Vespa velutina chromosome 12, iVesVel2.1, whole genome shotgun sequence DNA window includes the following coding sequences:
- the LOC124953263 gene encoding uncharacterized protein LOC124953263 isoform X1 — translation MDHYLTTYQKDYTWPYPMKEKSKLADDIFLIGPCTCGIDPKDLKVPKVYGEKYDWSRVGPMGPLLDPKLYPAKTGPSPETDQTRFGQPDVYLKKLEEKYPDLYGVIQDQPTQETIMEVEKDRMMTTYMTDYGQGKSLNGSRVKTDDPQVHQPTEKIIKYDCRPKVRPPLRKFRSILDQNGKNGIYGNRKRSKKSNDVEGSEVRIPPWKSEYQDTISKVGHSIMKYKLHKPEKLTLTTSTVYK, via the exons ATGGATCATTATCTAACAACCTATCAAAAGGATTATACCTGGCCATATCCAATGAAGGAAAAGTCTAAATTAGCAGATGATATCTTTCTTATAGGTCCTTGCACTTGTGGCATCGATCCAAAAGATCTTAAGGTACCAAAAGTGTATGGTGAGAAATACGATTGGAGTCGTGTCGGTCCAATGGGACCACTTTTGGATCCCAAACTGTATCCTGCTAAAACTGGTCCTAGTCCTGAAACGGATCAGACGCGATTTGGACAACCGGatgtttatttgaaaaag ttggaagaaaaatatcctgATCTCTATGGAGTTATACAAGATCAACCGACTCAAGAAACAATTATGGAAGTTGAGAAGGATAGAATGATGACTACATACATGACGGATTATGGTCAGG GTAAAAGTTTGAATGGAAGCCGTGTAAAAACCGACGATCCACAAGTTCATCAGCCTActgaaaagattattaaatatgattgcCGTCCTAAAGTTCGACCTCCGCTACGAAAATTTCGAAGTATTCTGGATCAAAATGGTAAGAACGGAATCTATGGTAATCGAAAACGGAGTAAAAAATCGAATGACGTGGAAGGATCGGAAGTACGAATACCACCATGGAAATCAGAGTACCAGGACACTATCAGCAAAGTGGGACACTCTATAATGAAATACAAATTGCATAAACCTGAAAAGCTTACTCTAACGACTAGTACAGTTTATAAATGA
- the LOC124953263 gene encoding uncharacterized protein LOC124953263 isoform X2 produces the protein MDHYLTTYQKDYTWPYPMKEKSKLADDIFLIGPCTCGIDPKDLKVPKVYGEKYDWSRVGPMGPLLDPKLYPAKTGPSPETDQTRFGQPDVYLKKLEEKYPDLYGVIQDQPTQETIMEVEKDRMMTTYMTDYGKSLNGSRVKTDDPQVHQPTEKIIKYDCRPKVRPPLRKFRSILDQNGKNGIYGNRKRSKKSNDVEGSEVRIPPWKSEYQDTISKVGHSIMKYKLHKPEKLTLTTSTVYK, from the exons ATGGATCATTATCTAACAACCTATCAAAAGGATTATACCTGGCCATATCCAATGAAGGAAAAGTCTAAATTAGCAGATGATATCTTTCTTATAGGTCCTTGCACTTGTGGCATCGATCCAAAAGATCTTAAGGTACCAAAAGTGTATGGTGAGAAATACGATTGGAGTCGTGTCGGTCCAATGGGACCACTTTTGGATCCCAAACTGTATCCTGCTAAAACTGGTCCTAGTCCTGAAACGGATCAGACGCGATTTGGACAACCGGatgtttatttgaaaaag ttggaagaaaaatatcctgATCTCTATGGAGTTATACAAGATCAACCGACTCAAGAAACAATTATGGAAGTTGAGAAGGATAGAATGATGACTACATACATGACGGATTATG GTAAAAGTTTGAATGGAAGCCGTGTAAAAACCGACGATCCACAAGTTCATCAGCCTActgaaaagattattaaatatgattgcCGTCCTAAAGTTCGACCTCCGCTACGAAAATTTCGAAGTATTCTGGATCAAAATGGTAAGAACGGAATCTATGGTAATCGAAAACGGAGTAAAAAATCGAATGACGTGGAAGGATCGGAAGTACGAATACCACCATGGAAATCAGAGTACCAGGACACTATCAGCAAAGTGGGACACTCTATAATGAAATACAAATTGCATAAACCTGAAAAGCTTACTCTAACGACTAGTACAGTTTATAAATGA